Proteins from a genomic interval of Youhaiella tibetensis:
- a CDS encoding multidrug effflux MFS transporter, whose product MTTTTMAAREVSRPVFIALIASLMALNALAIDVMLPALPYMGEALGIANENERQFVISAYMVGFGFAQLFYGPISDRFGRRVPIFVGLSIYTVAALAAVFAPNFATLLVIRVIQGIGAASTRVIATSIVRDKYSGRAMAEVMSLVFMVFMIIPIIAPGIGQVILLQAPWQGIFIFMAVLSAIVITTTYFLLPETLATGNRRPLTIGAVFDGFRIVFTNRVAFMYGAAGMLTFGALFGFISTSQQIFVDIYGFGPYFPVAFAVMASFMSISSFLNSRIVSRFGMRRISHFALLVYTSLAGIWVVASLFGPMPFWLFFILLTTVMFMFGWAGSNMNSLSMEPLGAVAGTASSVFGFLQTIGGAAIGSFIGQHFDGTVTPVALGYFSMGALALICVLIAERGQLFGVGAEYSHTDFSHHEAH is encoded by the coding sequence ATGACGACGACAACAATGGCGGCGCGGGAAGTATCCCGTCCCGTCTTCATTGCCCTTATTGCTTCGCTGATGGCTCTCAACGCGCTGGCCATCGACGTGATGCTGCCCGCCCTGCCCTACATGGGCGAAGCCCTTGGCATCGCCAACGAGAACGAGCGGCAGTTCGTGATCTCGGCCTACATGGTCGGTTTCGGGTTCGCCCAGCTCTTTTATGGCCCCATCTCGGATCGCTTCGGGCGCCGTGTGCCGATCTTCGTCGGCCTGAGCATCTATACGGTCGCCGCCCTCGCCGCCGTCTTCGCCCCGAATTTCGCCACGCTTCTCGTCATCCGCGTCATCCAGGGCATCGGTGCTGCGTCCACCCGCGTGATCGCCACCTCGATCGTGCGCGACAAATATTCGGGCCGTGCGATGGCCGAAGTCATGTCGCTGGTCTTCATGGTCTTCATGATCATCCCGATCATCGCCCCGGGCATCGGGCAGGTAATCCTGCTCCAGGCGCCCTGGCAGGGGATCTTCATCTTCATGGCCGTGCTCTCGGCCATCGTGATCACCACCACCTATTTCCTGCTCCCCGAGACCCTGGCGACCGGCAATCGGCGCCCATTGACCATCGGCGCAGTCTTCGACGGGTTCCGCATCGTCTTCACCAACCGGGTCGCCTTCATGTACGGCGCCGCCGGCATGCTCACGTTCGGCGCGCTCTTCGGCTTCATCTCGACCAGCCAGCAGATCTTCGTCGATATCTACGGCTTCGGCCCCTATTTCCCCGTCGCCTTTGCCGTGATGGCCAGCTTCATGTCCATCTCCTCGTTCCTCAACTCGCGGATCGTGTCGCGCTTCGGCATGCGCCGCATCTCGCATTTCGCGCTGCTCGTCTACACCAGCCTCGCCGGCATCTGGGTGGTAGCCAGCCTCTTCGGGCCAATGCCGTTCTGGCTGTTCTTCATCCTGCTGACCACGGTCATGTTCATGTTCGGCTGGGCCGGCTCGAACATGAATTCGCTCTCCATGGAGCCTCTCGGGGCGGTCGCCGGCACGGCGTCATCGGTCTTCGGCTTCCTCCAGACCATCGGGGGCGCAGCCATCGGCTCGTTCATCGGCCAGCACTTCGACGGCACTGTCACCCCCGTAGCCCTGGGCTACTTCAGCATGGGCGCGCTGGCGCTCATCTGCGTGCTGATCGCGGAACGTGGCCAG
- a CDS encoding Pr6Pr family membrane protein, with the protein MNPQRVLTLVGFLIGVVGLVLQFSISIPAYLSAGRNLADALITFFTFYTILTNLALVLIYLSDLTKAQWLGWFRLERTRAMMAGAILLVMLFYHALLASLWSPEGAAWVADSILHYVTPIFYIVWWWIFADHGKLGWRDVPMMLVPSLIYIVWVLLRGAVVAEYPYPVFNVTELGYPQVMLNIVIVAIALAVFFCCALAADRYLARSSTIRTPE; encoded by the coding sequence ATGAACCCTCAGCGCGTCCTGACCCTGGTCGGTTTCCTGATCGGCGTGGTCGGACTGGTCCTGCAGTTCTCGATTTCCATCCCTGCCTACCTCTCGGCAGGACGAAACCTCGCGGATGCGCTGATCACCTTCTTCACCTTCTATACGATCCTCACCAATCTCGCCCTGGTGCTGATCTACCTTTCGGACCTCACCAAGGCCCAATGGCTGGGTTGGTTCCGCCTCGAGCGCACGCGCGCCATGATGGCCGGCGCCATCCTGCTCGTCATGCTGTTCTATCACGCCCTGCTGGCCAGCCTCTGGTCGCCCGAAGGTGCCGCCTGGGTAGCCGACAGCATCCTCCACTACGTGACGCCCATCTTCTACATCGTCTGGTGGTGGATCTTTGCCGACCACGGCAAGCTCGGCTGGCGCGACGTGCCGATGATGCTGGTGCCCTCGCTCATCTACATCGTCTGGGTGCTGCTGCGCGGGGCCGTCGTCGCCGAGTACCCCTACCCCGTGTTCAACGTCACCGAGCTGGGCTATCCCCAGGTCATGCTTAACATCGTCATCGTCGCCATCGCGCTGGCAGTCTTCTTTTGCTGCGCGCTCGCCGCTGACCGCTATCTTGCCCGTTCCTCGACCATCCGGACCCCCGAATGA
- a CDS encoding DUF6665 family protein encodes MSLRDSLDLIRAVRPEAGTAALQNEIMAERASSLGIAEQRVAEAIDALEAAPEASRPETLATARKAVWEYFVQRELCGFRRHQDVIQDLRIPPQVLLGLGAMQPMRKPR; translated from the coding sequence ATGTCGCTGCGCGATTCCCTCGACCTTATCCGGGCCGTCCGCCCCGAGGCGGGAACCGCCGCCCTTCAGAACGAGATCATGGCCGAGCGAGCCTCCTCGCTCGGCATCGCCGAGCAGCGCGTCGCCGAAGCTATTGACGCCCTTGAAGCCGCCCCCGAAGCCAGCCGCCCCGAGACCCTCGCCACGGCCCGCAAGGCGGTGTGGGAGTATTTCGTCCAGCGCGAACTCTGCGGCTTCCGCCGCCACCAGGACGTGATTCAGGATTTGAGAATTCCTCCGCAAGTCCTTCTTGGACTTGGCGCAATGCAACCCATGCGAAAGCCTAGATGA
- a CDS encoding ester cyclase: MNSVEKNKAIVETYVSAMNERDFTKLRAVFHDDARIEGVTGAAPVDEAMIVWRALTGSLNMTLKVEGMVAEGDIVVVRFTESGRWTAPFLGMTEPTGKSFELVAIEWFELRDGLISRRWGVRDAASQARQVGFPQAAGPAKPAVGVKVVA, encoded by the coding sequence ATGAACTCTGTCGAAAAGAACAAAGCGATCGTAGAGACCTATGTGTCGGCGATGAACGAACGCGATTTCACCAAGTTGCGCGCCGTCTTCCATGACGATGCGCGTATCGAAGGCGTCACCGGCGCGGCTCCGGTCGATGAAGCCATGATCGTTTGGCGGGCGCTGACCGGCAGCCTCAACATGACGCTCAAGGTCGAGGGCATGGTGGCCGAAGGCGATATCGTTGTGGTGCGCTTCACCGAAAGCGGGCGCTGGACGGCGCCGTTCCTTGGCATGACCGAGCCGACCGGCAAGAGCTTCGAGCTGGTCGCCATCGAATGGTTCGAGTTGCGCGATGGCTTGATCAGCCGCCGCTGGGGCGTGCGCGATGCTGCCTCGCAGGCTCGCCAGGTCGGCTTCCCGCAGGCCGCCGGGCCGGCCAAGCCGGCAGTGGGGGTCAAGGTCGTAGCTTAA
- a CDS encoding HAD family hydrolase codes for MTRAVLFDVDGVLVHSRFHPDEGARRFWDSHLLEDMGVDPVRFQGLFGASFDQVVIGKRSLVALLDAFLPSVGYKGSTMDFIGYWLARDANLNFQLLDLVKRLRATGKVRVYMATNQEHLRASYLWNELKLSHLFDDMFYAARLGAMKPDREFYLRTEDFLGPQDEPPLLFDDSDRVIASANSHGWEAVLFNHVDDCANHPWIANILAGTSAARLKETT; via the coding sequence ATGACACGAGCCGTTCTATTCGACGTCGATGGCGTGCTGGTCCACAGCCGCTTCCATCCCGATGAAGGCGCGCGCCGTTTCTGGGACAGTCACCTGCTCGAGGACATGGGCGTCGACCCGGTTCGATTCCAGGGCCTTTTCGGCGCCAGCTTCGACCAGGTCGTGATCGGCAAGCGATCGCTCGTTGCCCTGCTCGACGCCTTCCTGCCCTCGGTCGGCTACAAGGGCTCGACCATGGATTTTATCGGCTACTGGCTCGCGCGCGATGCCAATCTCAACTTCCAGTTGCTCGACCTCGTCAAGCGCCTGCGCGCCACCGGCAAGGTGCGCGTCTACATGGCCACCAACCAGGAACACCTGCGCGCGTCCTACCTCTGGAACGAGCTCAAGCTCAGCCACCTGTTCGACGACATGTTCTACGCCGCGCGCCTCGGCGCCATGAAGCCGGATCGCGAGTTCTACCTGCGCACCGAAGACTTCCTCGGTCCCCAGGACGAGCCGCCCCTGCTCTTCGACGATTCCGATCGTGTCATCGCCAGCGCCAACAGCCATGGGTGGGAGGCGGTTCTGTTCAACCACGTTGACGACTGCGCCAACCACCCCTGGATCGCGAACATCCTCGCAGGCACCAGCGCCGCTCGCCTCAAGGAAACGACATGA
- a CDS encoding BolA family protein, with translation MPMPASEIERRIREALPDARIEIRDLAGDGDHWAATVVSEAFRGKTRVQQHQLVYKAIGTDMGGALHALALTTGVPD, from the coding sequence ATGCCCATGCCAGCCAGTGAAATCGAACGCCGCATCCGCGAAGCGCTCCCCGATGCCCGGATCGAGATCCGCGACCTGGCGGGCGACGGCGACCATTGGGCCGCGACCGTCGTTTCCGAGGCATTCCGCGGCAAGACGCGCGTCCAGCAGCACCAGCTCGTCTACAAGGCTATCGGCACCGACATGGGCGGCGCCCTGCACGCCCTGGCCCTCACCACCGGCGTCCCCGACTGA
- the purL gene encoding phosphoribosylformylglycinamidine synthase subunit PurL: protein MTFQNYVVITPQLIADHGLKPDEFDKIVKLIGRQPTYTELGIFSAMWNEHCSYKSSKKWLRTLPTSGPLVIQGPGENAGVVDIGDGQAVVFKMESHNHPSYIEPYQGAATGVGGILRDVFTMGARPVAAMNALRFGAPDHEKTRHLVSGVVAGVGGYGNSFGVPTVGGEVEFDERYNGNILVNAFAAGLADTDKIFYSKAEGVGLPVVYLGAKTGRDGVGGATMASAEFGDDIEEKRPTVQVGDPFTEKRLLEACLELMATGAVIAIQDMGAAGLTCSAVEMGAKGDLGIELDLDKVPVREENMTPYEMMLSESQERMLMVLHPEKEAEARAVFEKWELDFATVGITTNDLRFRVKWQGREVANLPIKDLGDEAPEYDRPWIEPKAPAPLAADDIPAYDVADALLKLIGSPALSSRRWVYEQYDTMIQGNSLQRPGGDAGVIRVEGTEKKALAFTSDVTPRYCEADPYEGGKQAVAEAWRNLTATGADPLAATDNLNFGNPERPEIMGQLVKAIEGIGEACRALDFPIVSGNVSLYNETNGKGILPTPTIGGVGLLPDWDKMARIGFAGEGEMILLFGAPALWGTHLGQSIYLRDLHDRRDGPAPAVDLAHERRVGDFVRNLIRSGKATAVHDVSDGGLGIALAEMAIASGIGATIKKLEGQHAIPLFFGEDQGRYIVTVKDIPDVEEFSRFMSEIREAGIFAPWIGTTGGTKLKLGAARGVPVKDLQKAYEGWFPGYMAGEL, encoded by the coding sequence ATGACCTTCCAGAACTACGTCGTCATCACCCCGCAACTCATCGCGGACCACGGCCTCAAGCCCGACGAGTTCGACAAGATCGTCAAGCTCATCGGTCGCCAGCCCACCTATACGGAGCTCGGCATCTTCTCGGCCATGTGGAACGAGCACTGTTCCTACAAGTCCTCCAAGAAATGGCTGCGCACGCTGCCCACCAGCGGCCCGCTTGTCATCCAGGGCCCGGGCGAGAACGCCGGTGTCGTCGACATCGGCGACGGCCAGGCCGTGGTCTTCAAGATGGAATCCCACAACCACCCGTCCTACATCGAGCCCTACCAGGGTGCGGCGACCGGCGTGGGCGGTATCCTGCGCGACGTCTTCACCATGGGCGCGCGCCCGGTCGCAGCCATGAACGCCCTGCGCTTCGGCGCTCCGGACCATGAGAAGACCCGTCACCTCGTCTCCGGCGTCGTGGCCGGCGTCGGCGGCTACGGCAACTCCTTCGGCGTCCCGACCGTGGGCGGGGAAGTCGAGTTTGACGAACGCTATAACGGCAATATCCTCGTCAACGCCTTCGCGGCCGGCCTCGCCGACACCGACAAGATCTTCTACTCCAAGGCCGAAGGCGTCGGCCTGCCCGTCGTCTATCTCGGCGCCAAGACCGGCCGCGACGGCGTCGGCGGCGCCACCATGGCCTCGGCTGAATTCGGCGACGACATCGAGGAGAAGCGCCCCACCGTGCAGGTCGGCGACCCCTTCACCGAAAAGCGCCTGCTCGAAGCCTGCCTCGAGCTCATGGCCACCGGCGCCGTCATCGCGATCCAGGACATGGGTGCCGCCGGCCTCACCTGCTCGGCCGTCGAGATGGGCGCCAAGGGTGACCTCGGCATCGAACTGGACCTCGACAAGGTGCCGGTCCGCGAAGAGAACATGACGCCCTACGAGATGATGCTCTCGGAAAGCCAGGAGCGCATGCTCATGGTGCTGCATCCCGAAAAGGAAGCCGAGGCCCGCGCCGTCTTCGAGAAGTGGGAACTCGACTTCGCCACCGTCGGCATCACCACCAACGACCTGCGCTTCCGCGTGAAGTGGCAGGGCCGCGAAGTCGCCAACCTACCCATCAAGGATCTCGGCGACGAGGCGCCCGAATACGATCGTCCCTGGATCGAACCCAAGGCTCCCGCCCCGCTCGCCGCCGACGACATCCCTGCCTATGACGTGGCCGACGCTCTCCTCAAGCTCATCGGCTCGCCCGCTCTTTCCTCGCGCCGCTGGGTCTATGAGCAATACGACACCATGATCCAGGGCAACTCGCTCCAGCGCCCCGGCGGCGATGCCGGCGTGATCCGGGTCGAAGGCACCGAGAAGAAGGCCCTGGCCTTCACCTCCGATGTGACCCCGCGCTATTGCGAAGCCGACCCCTATGAGGGCGGCAAGCAGGCCGTGGCTGAAGCCTGGCGAAACCTCACGGCCACCGGCGCCGATCCGCTCGCCGCCACCGACAACCTCAACTTCGGCAATCCCGAGCGCCCCGAAATCATGGGCCAGCTCGTCAAGGCCATCGAGGGAATCGGGGAAGCCTGCCGCGCGCTGGACTTCCCCATCGTCTCGGGCAACGTCTCGCTCTACAACGAGACCAATGGCAAGGGCATCCTGCCGACCCCGACCATCGGCGGCGTGGGCCTCCTCCCCGATTGGGACAAGATGGCTCGCATCGGCTTTGCCGGCGAAGGCGAGATGATCCTGCTCTTCGGCGCTCCGGCGCTCTGGGGCACGCATCTGGGTCAGTCCATCTACCTGCGCGATCTCCACGACCGCCGCGACGGCCCCGCCCCCGCCGTTGACCTTGCCCACGAGCGCCGCGTCGGCGACTTCGTGCGCAACCTCATCCGCTCCGGCAAGGCCACCGCGGTCCACGACGTCTCCGATGGCGGCCTCGGCATCGCCCTGGCCGAAATGGCCATCGCCTCGGGCATCGGCGCCACCATCAAGAAGCTCGAAGGCCAGCACGCGATCCCGCTCTTTTTCGGCGAGGACCAGGGCCGTTACATCGTCACCGTCAAGGACATTCCCGACGTCGAGGAATTCTCGCGCTTCATGTCCGAGATCCGCGAAGCCGGCATCTTCGCTCCCTGGATCGGCACCACGGGCGGCACCAAACTCAAGCTGGGTGCGGCGCGCGGTGTACCGGTGAAGGACCTGCAGAAGGCCTACGAAGGCTGGTTCCCCGGCTACATGGCCGGCGAGCTCTGA
- a CDS encoding MFS transporter, giving the protein MTSITAPSVRSAAVPLVVVIVAGCIIAAIGNGIRTSFGLFTLPMTADLGMSREAYGMAMAIQNLAWGITQPFAGAFADRYGTARTVAVGAVIYALGVVLMAYSQTSMMLNLTAGVITGVGIAICSFSVVMQAFGRSVPAEKRSFIFGIATAASSFGQFAFAPIGQGFINAFGWQTALVYLGAILLLVVPLSAALRGRTEAAPGQADMPFFTALRKAWKFRSYRLLVTGFFVCGFHLAFINVHMPAFLVQCGLTPEVGSWSIAVIGLFNIAGSLLSGYLGGRVPKQILLASIYLSRAVAIGLFMLFPVTEVTAYLFAGAMGLLWLSTVPPTAGLVSVFFGARYMGMLYGIAFLSHQIGSFVGVWLGGYVFDLTGSYNLVWYLGILLGLASAAVHLPIREMAAPLFRPASLQPAQ; this is encoded by the coding sequence GTGACGTCCATTACCGCGCCCTCCGTTCGCTCCGCTGCCGTGCCGCTGGTCGTCGTAATCGTGGCCGGTTGCATCATCGCGGCCATCGGCAACGGCATCCGGACGAGCTTCGGCCTCTTCACGCTTCCCATGACTGCCGACCTGGGCATGAGCCGGGAGGCCTACGGCATGGCCATGGCCATCCAGAACCTGGCTTGGGGCATCACCCAGCCATTCGCCGGCGCCTTTGCCGACCGCTACGGCACCGCCCGCACCGTGGCCGTAGGCGCGGTCATCTACGCCCTGGGCGTGGTGCTGATGGCCTATTCGCAAACCTCCATGATGCTCAACCTCACCGCGGGCGTCATCACGGGCGTCGGCATCGCCATCTGCTCGTTCAGCGTCGTCATGCAGGCCTTCGGCCGCAGCGTGCCCGCCGAGAAGCGCAGCTTCATCTTCGGCATCGCCACTGCCGCCTCGTCCTTCGGCCAGTTCGCCTTCGCGCCCATTGGCCAGGGCTTCATCAATGCCTTTGGCTGGCAAACCGCGCTCGTTTATCTGGGCGCCATCCTGCTGCTCGTGGTGCCGCTCTCGGCGGCGTTGCGCGGCCGCACCGAGGCAGCGCCCGGCCAGGCGGACATGCCGTTCTTCACTGCCCTGCGCAAAGCCTGGAAGTTCCGCTCCTACCGGCTGCTGGTCACCGGCTTCTTCGTGTGCGGCTTCCACCTGGCCTTTATCAACGTCCACATGCCCGCCTTCCTCGTCCAGTGCGGCCTCACCCCGGAAGTGGGTAGCTGGTCCATCGCCGTCATCGGACTCTTCAACATCGCCGGCTCGCTTCTCTCGGGCTATCTCGGCGGCAGGGTGCCCAAGCAGATCCTGCTCGCCAGCATCTACCTCTCCCGCGCGGTCGCCATCGGGCTGTTCATGCTGTTCCCGGTCACCGAGGTCACGGCCTATCTCTTTGCGGGCGCCATGGGCCTCCTCTGGCTCTCCACGGTCCCGCCCACCGCCGGTCTCGTCAGCGTCTTCTTCGGCGCGCGTTACATGGGCATGCTCTACGGCATCGCCTTCCTTTCCCACCAGATCGGCTCGTTCGTGGGCGTCTGGCTAGGCGGCTATGTCTTTGACCTCACAGGTTCCTACAACCTCGTCTGGTACCTCGGCATCCTGCTCGGTCTCGCCTCTGCCGCCGTGCATCTGCCGATCCGGGAAATGGCCGCGCCGCTCTTCCGGCCCGCTTCGCTTCAACCCGCCCAATAG
- the purQ gene encoding phosphoribosylformylglycinamidine synthase subunit PurQ, protein MKSAVIVFPGSNRDRDMIAALTKISGEAPAVVWHHDSEIPDVDLIVLPGGFSYGDYLRTGAIAARSPIMNAVREASARGVRVLGVCNGFQILTEAGLLPGALLRNASLRFVCREVKLEVANNQTAFTQGYAQGQIIRCPVAHHDGNYFADAETLKAIEDNGQVAFRYAEGTNPNGSLNDIAGIFNADKTVLGLMPHPENLIESAHGGIDGRGLFEGLVRQVA, encoded by the coding sequence ATGAAGTCAGCTGTCATCGTGTTCCCCGGCTCCAATCGCGACCGCGACATGATCGCGGCGCTGACCAAGATTTCAGGCGAGGCTCCGGCCGTCGTCTGGCATCACGACAGCGAGATTCCGGATGTCGACCTGATCGTGCTTCCCGGCGGCTTCTCCTACGGTGATTACCTGCGCACCGGCGCCATCGCCGCCCGCTCCCCGATCATGAATGCGGTCCGCGAGGCTTCGGCCAGGGGCGTCCGCGTCCTCGGCGTCTGCAACGGCTTCCAGATCCTCACCGAAGCGGGCCTGCTGCCCGGCGCCCTCCTCCGCAATGCCTCGCTCAGGTTCGTCTGCCGCGAGGTCAAGCTCGAGGTCGCCAACAACCAGACCGCCTTCACGCAGGGCTACGCCCAGGGCCAGATCATCCGCTGCCCGGTCGCCCACCATGACGGCAACTACTTTGCCGATGCCGAGACCCTCAAGGCCATCGAGGACAATGGCCAGGTGGCGTTCCGCTACGCCGAGGGCACCAACCCCAACGGCTCGCTCAACGACATCGCCGGCATCTTTAACGCCGACAAGACCGTACTGGGCCTGATGCCCCATCCGGAAAACCTCATCGAAAGCGCCCATGGCGGCATCGATGGTCGTGGCCTCTTCGAAGGGCTGGTGCGGCAGGTCGCTTGA
- a CDS encoding LysR family transcriptional regulator, with translation MYDWNDLKFLLAIARTGSTLGAAKALGVNQSTVARRSEALEDALGIQLFERRPGGYRLTARGQELAAMAEAVEAGATHIADTAASWRRQISGTVRVTTTELVATAILAPLISRLSATHPGLTVELIAGDRRLDLQRSEVDVAIRVGSNPSEPSLVQKHLGESVWAIFAARSYADQYGLPGTAGDLAAHTILAGGGDLVTLQPLEWLAEAAAGARIAMRCNSVPNLIAAVRSGVGIGPLPYTGVDETVVRCLDVEWRSDVWLLYHETQRSTPHIRAFLDAFTAYFATVRGKVDGTAFAVH, from the coding sequence ATGTACGATTGGAACGATCTCAAATTCCTTCTCGCCATCGCCCGCACCGGTTCGACGCTGGGCGCCGCCAAGGCGCTCGGCGTCAACCAGTCCACAGTCGCCCGGCGCTCCGAGGCGCTTGAAGACGCCTTGGGCATCCAGCTTTTTGAACGTCGCCCCGGCGGCTATCGCCTGACGGCTCGCGGCCAGGAACTCGCCGCGATGGCCGAAGCGGTCGAGGCCGGCGCGACCCACATCGCCGATACGGCCGCCTCCTGGCGCCGCCAGATTTCGGGGACGGTCCGGGTCACGACCACCGAACTGGTCGCCACCGCGATCCTCGCTCCACTCATTTCCCGGCTTTCCGCCACCCATCCCGGCCTTACCGTCGAACTCATCGCCGGCGACAGGCGCCTCGATCTTCAACGTAGCGAGGTGGACGTGGCCATTCGAGTCGGCTCCAACCCGAGCGAGCCGAGCCTCGTCCAGAAACACCTGGGCGAGAGCGTCTGGGCCATCTTCGCCGCCCGCAGCTACGCCGACCAATACGGGCTTCCCGGCACGGCCGGGGACCTGGCCGCCCATACGATCCTGGCCGGCGGCGGAGATCTCGTAACTCTTCAGCCACTCGAGTGGCTGGCCGAGGCGGCAGCGGGCGCCCGCATCGCCATGCGATGCAATTCCGTTCCCAACCTCATCGCCGCGGTGAGGTCGGGCGTCGGCATCGGCCCGTTGCCGTATACGGGCGTCGACGAAACGGTCGTCCGCTGCCTTGACGTCGAATGGCGGTCCGATGTCTGGCTCCTCTACCACGAGACCCAACGCTCGACCCCGCACATCCGCGCGTTCCTGGATGCCTTCACCGCCTATTTCGCCACCGTGCGAGGCAAGGTGGACGGAACGGCTTTCGCTGTGCATTAG
- the grxD gene encoding Grx4 family monothiol glutaredoxin: MSETNDINAFIDNAVKTNDVFLFMKGTPDFPQCGFSGQVVQILNYLGVDYQSANVLADQELREGVKVYTNWPTIPQLYVKGEFVGGADIVREMFQNGELQAHFEQNGIAVKQSA; this comes from the coding sequence ATGTCCGAAACCAACGACATCAACGCATTCATCGACAACGCGGTGAAGACCAACGACGTGTTCCTGTTCATGAAGGGCACGCCTGATTTTCCCCAGTGCGGCTTTTCCGGCCAGGTCGTTCAGATCCTGAACTACCTCGGGGTCGACTATCAGAGCGCCAACGTGCTCGCCGACCAGGAACTGCGCGAAGGCGTGAAGGTCTACACCAACTGGCCGACCATTCCCCAGCTCTACGTCAAGGGCGAGTTCGTGGGCGGCGCCGATATCGTGCGTGAGATGTTCCAGAACGGCGAACTCCAGGCGCATTTCGAGCAGAACGGCATCGCGGTCAAGCAGAGCGCCTGA